Proteins found in one Candidatus Poribacteria bacterium genomic segment:
- a CDS encoding BCCT family transporter → MHEEGKQPQHMREREYRKLFGLEIYLTPVFVISSIAIVVFIIGSLIFQEGATKLFGGLRVWLTTNLDWLFMISTNLVFLFCLVVAFSPLGKVRLGGTDAKPEYSYLTWLAMIFAAGVGIGLLFFGVSEPVTYFQGGSYSPLGTETVYDPGTEYNAGNVPDAGDPKVQAAASLGIATTVFHWGLQGWAIYGVVGLALAFFAYNRGLPLLIRSAFYPIFGDRIWGWPGHIIDTFAIFAGIFGLATSLGLGVQQVTSGLNHLFGIPVAPVTMVLLIVVITSIALISVMTGINVGIKRLSQFNIILAFLLLAAIILLGPTLYILRTLFTGLGTYVMKIIPLSNWIGREDTGFFHDWTTFYWAWWIAWAPFIGTFIARISKGRTVREFVIFVLLLPTLLCLIWFSAFGGTAIHQFLAEGYTGVTENVETYTYELALFKMFEGLPWTTLLSCVAMTLTIIFFVTSSDSGSLIIDIIAAGGKVDAPVPQRVFWCTVEGLVAIALLLGGGLKALQAASLATGFPFAIVILGMGICVWIGLSKEARQSE, encoded by the coding sequence ATGCACGAAGAAGGAAAACAACCGCAACATATGAGGGAAAGGGAATATAGGAAATTATTCGGTTTAGAGATTTACTTAACGCCTGTATTCGTGATTTCCAGTATCGCTATTGTTGTCTTTATTATCGGGTCTCTTATTTTCCAAGAAGGTGCGACCAAACTCTTTGGGGGTCTTCGGGTTTGGCTCACCACGAACCTTGATTGGCTGTTCATGATCTCTACCAACCTTGTTTTTCTTTTCTGTCTGGTCGTGGCGTTTTCTCCACTCGGAAAAGTGCGTCTCGGAGGCACAGACGCAAAACCCGAATACTCTTACCTAACTTGGCTTGCTATGATCTTTGCAGCAGGCGTGGGCATTGGGCTCCTCTTCTTTGGCGTTTCGGAGCCGGTTACGTATTTTCAGGGTGGTAGTTATTCGCCGCTGGGGACAGAAACGGTTTATGACCCAGGGACGGAATACAATGCCGGAAATGTCCCCGATGCGGGGGATCCCAAGGTTCAAGCGGCGGCTTCCTTGGGTATAGCGACGACGGTTTTCCACTGGGGACTGCAAGGGTGGGCGATCTACGGTGTTGTTGGACTTGCCCTCGCATTTTTCGCCTATAACCGGGGTTTACCGCTCCTGATCCGATCTGCTTTTTATCCGATATTCGGTGACCGGATATGGGGGTGGCCTGGACACATCATTGACACGTTCGCTATATTCGCTGGTATCTTTGGACTAGCGACCTCGCTCGGTTTAGGGGTCCAGCAGGTGACCTCCGGTCTTAACCATCTGTTTGGAATACCAGTGGCCCCTGTCACCATGGTTCTCCTAATTGTCGTGATCACCTCCATCGCGCTGATCTCAGTGATGACAGGTATTAATGTCGGTATCAAACGTCTCAGTCAATTTAATATAATTCTCGCCTTTTTATTACTGGCGGCTATTATCCTTCTCGGGCCAACGCTCTACATTCTTCGGACGCTTTTTACCGGACTTGGCACCTATGTTATGAAGATTATTCCGCTCAGCAACTGGATTGGGCGTGAAGATACTGGATTCTTCCACGATTGGACGACGTTCTACTGGGCATGGTGGATCGCGTGGGCACCGTTCATCGGCACCTTCATTGCTCGGATTTCAAAGGGACGCACAGTTCGTGAGTTTGTCATCTTCGTTCTTCTGCTACCGACGCTGTTATGCTTAATCTGGTTTAGTGCTTTTGGTGGCACTGCTATCCACCAGTTCCTCGCTGAAGGTTACACGGGTGTAACCGAAAATGTTGAGACATATACTTACGAACTTGCCCTATTCAAAATGTTTGAAGGACTTCCGTGGACAACGCTGCTCTCCTGCGTCGCTATGACGTTAACAATCATTTTTTTCGTTACGTCGTCGGACTCCGGTTCTCTGATTATTGACATCATCGCGGCGGGTGGCAAGGTTGACGCGCCGGTACCGCAACGTGTGTTCTGGTGTACTGTGGAAGGTTTAGTCGCTATCGCACTCTTACTTGGCGGAGGGCTGAAAGCATTACAAGCCGCTTCGCTCGCGACGGGCTTTCCGTTCGCGATTGTGATTTTAGGTATGGGTATCTGTGTCTGGATCGGGCTTAGTAAAGAGGCCCGTCAATCTGAATAG
- a CDS encoding acetyl-CoA carboxylase carboxyltransferase subunit alpha → MNATELEFEKSLIELENHLTQLEAFAEDHPELDLTAGIDALKQNADVLTKQTFQKLSRWDKVRLARHAQRPQASFYINALLDEPTEIHGDKLYGDDRALIGGFAWFDGHPLVYLAQQKGTNLEERQEMNFGYTHPEGYRKARRLMQLANKFNRPIICFVDTPGAHFDLRSEEYGQAMAIAENLAEMMQLRVPILVVIIGEGGSGGALAIAVGNRVLMMEYAVYCVAPPEACSGIVWKDKGEHAPEATEGYKPTAPDLLKLDVIDQVIREPLGGAHRDPEAAARSVKRAIRKHFTELMQMTPQQLVQQRYERYRHIGLYGENSAA, encoded by the coding sequence ATGAACGCAACAGAACTTGAATTTGAAAAATCGCTCATTGAATTAGAAAACCATCTCACGCAATTGGAAGCCTTCGCGGAAGACCATCCTGAGTTAGACCTTACAGCAGGGATTGATGCCCTAAAGCAAAATGCAGATGTGCTTACAAAGCAGACCTTCCAAAAACTAAGCCGCTGGGATAAAGTGAGGTTGGCGCGCCATGCGCAACGTCCACAAGCCTCCTTCTACATCAACGCACTCCTTGATGAACCTACCGAGATTCACGGCGATAAGTTGTACGGCGACGACCGCGCACTCATAGGTGGTTTCGCATGGTTTGATGGACATCCCCTCGTCTATCTCGCGCAGCAGAAAGGCACAAACCTTGAAGAGCGTCAAGAGATGAATTTTGGATACACGCATCCAGAAGGTTATCGCAAAGCGAGGCGGTTGATGCAGTTGGCAAATAAGTTCAACCGACCCATTATCTGTTTCGTTGATACACCGGGCGCGCATTTCGATCTCCGTTCCGAAGAATACGGACAAGCCATGGCAATCGCTGAAAATCTCGCTGAGATGATGCAGCTGCGCGTGCCAATCCTCGTCGTTATTATCGGTGAAGGCGGGAGCGGCGGGGCGTTAGCAATTGCTGTCGGAAACCGCGTATTGATGATGGAGTATGCCGTCTATTGCGTCGCACCCCCTGAAGCCTGTAGCGGTATCGTATGGAAAGACAAAGGCGAGCATGCCCCAGAGGCAACCGAAGGCTATAAACCTACTGCCCCCGATCTGCTCAAATTAGATGTCATCGACCAGGTCATCCGTGAACCGCTCGGCGGTGCACACAGGGATCCAGAAGCCGCAGCACGCAGTGTCAAACGCGCCATACGCAAGCATTTCACAGAATTGATGCAGATGACCCCTCAGCAACTCGTCCAACAAAGATATGAACGGTATCGGCACATCGGGCTTTACGGCGAAAATTCTGCTGCATAG
- a CDS encoding DUF711 family protein, whose product MKIRTITTGIPLPFSPYQLQRAAKFNTACQTYFEANGYEVQTTRVSCQIWNEKRDIDTILRLESDAQALGIEFLNLGTILPEKRHTETHLACVSDVIVESEMLFATVTLTTQSGGMASDIAENTADIIRQIARQTDAGYGNLRFAALMNCPPNTPFFPAAYWHDTRTNFSIGWQAIDLVQKAFTDAPNLEVGLQNLKTVMEAEGQKIVALAQTLAQEWGIKFVGIDASLAPMGDESIAYAMEQQLPGYFGERGTLTVAAGLTRTLQSLELPLCGYSGLMLPVLEDVGLGERSEAGYFNLDSLLLYSTVCGTGLDTIPIPGDASTSQIAAILRDVATLSIQLSKPLSVRLFPVPGCNADCMTEFDSPYLTNTTVMQI is encoded by the coding sequence ATGAAAATAAGAACGATTACTACGGGCATTCCATTGCCTTTTTCTCCTTACCAGCTTCAACGTGCGGCAAAATTTAACACCGCCTGTCAAACCTACTTTGAGGCGAACGGCTATGAAGTCCAAACAACGCGTGTGAGTTGTCAAATCTGGAATGAAAAAAGAGATATTGATACAATCCTTAGGTTAGAGTCCGATGCACAAGCATTGGGAATTGAATTCCTAAACTTGGGGACAATCCTACCTGAGAAACGCCACACGGAAACGCATCTCGCGTGTGTTTCTGATGTAATTGTCGAAAGTGAGATGCTTTTCGCCACCGTCACTCTTACGACACAATCTGGAGGTATGGCATCGGACATCGCTGAAAACACCGCAGACATCATTCGGCAGATCGCGCGTCAAACCGATGCTGGCTACGGAAATCTCCGCTTCGCAGCGTTGATGAACTGCCCACCAAATACACCCTTCTTTCCAGCGGCGTACTGGCACGACACTCGGACGAACTTCAGCATCGGATGGCAGGCGATAGATCTTGTACAAAAGGCTTTCACAGATGCCCCGAATTTAGAAGTTGGTTTGCAGAACCTGAAAACGGTCATGGAGGCAGAAGGACAGAAAATTGTCGCACTCGCACAGACGTTAGCACAGGAGTGGGGCATAAAGTTTGTTGGTATAGATGCATCGCTCGCACCGATGGGCGATGAAAGCATCGCTTACGCCATGGAACAACAACTCCCCGGTTATTTTGGCGAGCGTGGTACATTAACAGTCGCCGCCGGTCTGACCCGTACACTCCAATCCCTCGAACTACCCCTTTGTGGATATTCGGGATTAATGCTCCCTGTCCTTGAAGATGTCGGCTTGGGCGAGCGAAGTGAAGCAGGCTATTTTAACCTTGACAGTCTCCTCCTCTATTCTACTGTCTGTGGCACTGGATTGGATACCATTCCTATACCCGGCGATGCTTCGACATCTCAGATTGCCGCGATCCTAAGGGATGTCGCCACGCTCTCCATACAGTTAAGCAAACCGTTATCTGTACGCCTTTTTCCGGTTCCGGGATGCAACGCAGACTGCATGACAGAATTTGATTCTCCCTATCTAACAAACACCACAGTCATGCAGATTTGA
- a CDS encoding cupin domain-containing protein: MYMRHWLQSPSSLTHGNIIKREIFSKRTEDAADKEGAILRYVDSFSRCYLEPRIASVPTALDDRQLIFYIVDGSGTFEAGDLKQQVTEGDAILVPPGLNHVLENSERTPLEFLMLEEVLSEGVAAPRKDALIRNYRERPLGQGHWTHLVHPIFGPDDGLVTLHSVLMVRIEAMQTPDTHGHGPDMDEVWYMLEGNGIHVVSRNVYRQMPGDAVSVASSNPGHSLINDTDEPLKTFYFARYDR; this comes from the coding sequence ATGTATATGCGACATTGGTTACAGAGTCCTTCAAGCCTAACACACGGCAACATCATTAAACGTGAGATTTTTAGCAAACGTACAGAGGACGCTGCAGACAAAGAGGGCGCGATCCTCAGATATGTTGACAGTTTCTCTCGGTGCTACCTTGAACCGAGGATCGCTTCTGTGCCTACGGCACTTGATGACAGGCAGCTGATCTTTTACATCGTTGACGGCTCGGGTACATTTGAGGCGGGAGACTTGAAACAGCAAGTTACAGAGGGAGATGCAATCTTAGTCCCACCCGGACTCAACCATGTCTTAGAAAATTCGGAGCGCACGCCGTTAGAGTTTTTGATGTTGGAGGAGGTACTCTCGGAGGGCGTGGCGGCACCGCGCAAGGATGCACTGATCCGCAACTACAGGGAACGTCCTTTGGGACAAGGACATTGGACGCATCTCGTACATCCAATTTTCGGGCCGGACGACGGCTTGGTGACGCTACATTCAGTACTGATGGTACGGATTGAAGCGATGCAAACGCCTGATACGCACGGACACGGTCCTGATATGGACGAGGTGTGGTATATGCTCGAAGGCAACGGCATCCATGTTGTCAGCAGAAATGTATACCGGCAGATGCCGGGCGATGCTGTCTCTGTGGCTTCGTCTAACCCAGGGCATAGCCTAATCAACGACACAGATGAACCGCTCAAGACGTTCTATTTCGCACGCTACGACCGCTAA